The Candidatus Roseilinea sp. genome contains a region encoding:
- a CDS encoding hypothetical protein (possible pseudo, frameshifted), with amino-acid sequence MLADHVVCATFELPFVRGERFGGADVRELLDALTEAGELHASGVGALPLFRDADGGQPATRYTWVGAGYPADRVSLRGAGQRVSIVDEQGNLIGETDRHTAPARVHPGAIYLHQGAPYLVTELDWEMGRAWVRRVDVDYYTQASVVSEVIVLREFERPGSAQPPVGDCRAPACGEIEVTTTVARYRQVRFSTHETLGWGDVDLPPQKLLTTGCWFAIPEGVCRQLAQEGIIGLPNDYGPNWEQQRCAARARDGYRCVVCGKPESPHRQHHVHHRRPFRTFGYARGENDFYLQANALDNLMTVCPSCHAKIETAEPMNQALGGLCYLLGRLAPLFVMCDPSDIAATFDIVSPQTRLPTITLYELVPGGVGLADALMAHHAELMKMAAQRARECPCERGCPSCVGPVDPAEARGRNLKQDVARLIALIS; translated from the coding sequence GTGTTGGCCGATCACGTTGTCTGCGCGACGTTCGAGCTGCCGTTCGTCCGCGGCGAACGATTCGGCGGCGCCGACGTGCGCGAGCTGCTCGATGCGCTGACCGAAGCAGGCGAGCTGCACGCCAGCGGCGTCGGCGCGCTGCCGCTGTTCAGGGACGCAGACGGCGGACAGCCGGCGACGCGCTACACCTGGGTGGGCGCAGGCTATCCGGCTGACCGGGTGAGTCTGCGGGGCGCGGGCCAGCGCGTGAGCATCGTTGACGAGCAGGGCAATTTGATCGGCGAGACCGACCGCCATACTGCTCCGGCGCGCGTTCATCCGGGCGCGATCTATCTGCACCAGGGCGCCCCTTATTTGGTGACCGAATTGGATTGGGAGATGGGGCGCGCCTGGGTGCGCCGCGTGGATGTGGACTATTACACGCAAGCGAGCGTCGTGTCCGAGGTGATCGTGTTGCGCGAGTTCGAGCGGCCCGGCTCGGCGCAGCCGCCCGTCGGCGACTGCCGCGCGCCGGCGTGTGGCGAGATCGAGGTCACGACCACCGTTGCCCGCTATCGGCAAGTGCGCTTCAGCACGCACGAGACGTTAGGGTGGGGCGATGTGGATTTGCCGCCGCAAAAGCTGCTCACGACCGGCTGCTGGTTCGCCATCCCCGAGGGCGTTTGTCGGCAACTGGCGCAAGAGGGCATCATCGGCCTGCCGAACGATTATGGGCCGAACTGGGAGCAGCAGCGTTGCGCAGCCCGCGCGCGCGATGGCTATCGCTGCGTGGTCTGCGGCAAGCCGGAAAGCCCGCACCGACAACATCATGTGCATCATCGCCGGCCGTTTCGGACTTTTGGCTACGCGCGCGGTGAAAACGACTTTTACCTGCAGGCGAACGCCCTGGACAACCTGATGACGGTGTGCCCGTCGTGTCACGCCAAGATCGAGACCGCGGAGCCGATGAATCAGGCGTTGGGCGGCCTGTGCTACTTGCTCGGCCGCCTGGCGCCGTTATTCGTCATGTGCGATCCGAGCGACATCGCAGCCACGTTCGACATCGTCAGCCCACAGACGCGCCTGCCGACCATCACCCTGTATGAGCTCGTGCCTGGCGGCGTCGGGCTGGCCGATGCGCTGATGGCGCATCATGCAGAATTGATGAAAATGGCGGCGCAGCGCGCGCGCGAGTGCCCGTGCGAGCGCGGCTGCCCGTCCTGCGTCGGCCCCGTGGACCCAGCAGAGGCGCGCGGGCGCAATCTCAAGCAGGATGTGGCGCGCCTGATCGCTTTGATAAGCTGA
- a CDS encoding quinone oxidoreductase encodes MKAIRVHAYGDADVLGYEDVPLPEPGPGEARVKIGAAGLNFIDIYQRRGWYKVSLPFTPGQEAAGVIDAVGEGVTEFRPGDRVAYAMVLGAYAEYAIVPASRLVPIPPGVSIEQAAAVMLQGMTAHYLALTTYPLKPGDVALVHAGSGGVGQLLIQIAKRLGARVIATVGAADKVALAQAAGADDVIRYREQDFEAEVKRLTDGAGVHVVYDSVGKDTFLKGLNVLRPRGYMVLYGQSSGMVEPIDPQVLSQKGSLFLTRPTLGHYTLTRAELLGRAGDLFHWMATGQLHVRVDRVFGLSEAADAHRYMEARQTRGKVLLVP; translated from the coding sequence ATGAAAGCAATTCGGGTGCATGCATACGGCGATGCGGACGTCCTGGGATACGAGGATGTGCCGCTGCCGGAGCCGGGGCCGGGCGAGGCGCGCGTGAAGATCGGCGCGGCCGGCTTGAATTTCATAGACATCTACCAGCGGCGCGGCTGGTACAAAGTGTCGCTGCCGTTTACCCCCGGCCAGGAAGCGGCGGGCGTGATAGATGCGGTGGGCGAAGGGGTGACCGAGTTCCGGCCCGGCGACCGCGTCGCCTACGCAATGGTGCTCGGCGCTTACGCCGAGTATGCCATCGTGCCGGCGAGCCGGCTGGTGCCGATTCCGCCCGGCGTATCCATCGAGCAGGCCGCGGCCGTGATGCTGCAAGGCATGACCGCGCACTACCTGGCGCTCACCACCTATCCGCTGAAGCCGGGCGACGTGGCGTTGGTGCACGCCGGCTCGGGCGGGGTGGGCCAGTTGCTCATCCAGATCGCCAAGCGGCTTGGGGCGCGGGTCATCGCCACCGTGGGCGCAGCCGATAAGGTTGCGCTGGCCCAGGCCGCCGGCGCCGACGACGTGATCCGCTACCGCGAGCAGGACTTTGAAGCCGAGGTGAAGCGCTTGACCGATGGCGCCGGCGTGCACGTCGTGTACGACTCGGTGGGCAAGGATACCTTCCTCAAGGGCCTGAACGTGCTACGTCCGCGCGGCTACATGGTGCTGTATGGCCAGTCCAGCGGGATGGTGGAGCCGATTGATCCACAAGTGCTCAGCCAGAAGGGGTCGCTCTTCCTCACCCGGCCGACGTTGGGCCATTACACGCTCACGCGCGCCGAGTTGCTCGGGCGCGCCGGCGATCTTTTCCACTGGATGGCCACTGGCCAGCTCCATGTGCGGGTGGATCGCGTGTTTGGGCTGAGCGAGGCCGCCGATGCCCACCGTTACATGGAAGCGCGCCAAACTCGCGGCAAAGTGCTGCTCGTACCGTGA
- a CDS encoding adenine phosphoribosyltransferase, which translates to MSDNEFYLVNVAGVQRRLRLMEVAPGVKIAVLNILGDTELVQAAARSLAAQLPEGADYLVTAEAKSIPLAHALSVESGLPYIVLRKSHKPYMGDALSAETLSITTNKPQTLFLDEKDRAAIKGKKVVLVDDVISTGSTLQGMRLIMQKAGAEVIAEAAIFTEGDRARWNNVIALGHLPIFMSNAGG; encoded by the coding sequence ATGAGCGACAATGAGTTCTACCTTGTGAACGTGGCCGGCGTGCAGCGCCGGTTGCGGTTGATGGAAGTGGCGCCCGGCGTGAAGATCGCCGTGCTCAACATCTTGGGCGACACCGAATTGGTGCAGGCGGCGGCGCGTTCGTTGGCCGCTCAGTTGCCAGAGGGTGCGGACTATCTGGTCACTGCGGAAGCGAAAAGCATTCCCCTCGCCCACGCGCTTTCCGTCGAATCCGGCTTGCCCTACATTGTGCTGCGCAAGTCGCACAAGCCCTATATGGGCGATGCGCTCTCTGCCGAGACGCTCTCCATCACCACGAACAAGCCACAAACTTTGTTCCTGGACGAAAAAGATCGTGCGGCGATCAAAGGCAAGAAAGTCGTGCTGGTGGACGACGTGATTAGCACAGGCAGCACGCTTCAGGGCATGCGGCTGATCATGCAAAAGGCCGGCGCAGAGGTAATCGCCGAAGCGGCCATCTTCACCGAGGGTGATCGCGCTCGCTGGAACAACGTCATCGCGCTGGGCCATTTGCCGATCTTCATGAGCAACGCCGGCGGTTAG
- the gpmB gene encoding putative phosphoglycerate mutase GpmB, with protein MTNADNHTFTDHRAMLTAYLVRHGQTAFNAEGRIQGWLDVPLDDVGQIQAECLARRFGAKSVQAIYSSPLVRAANTARVIARACRLEVILDERLREYHMGDWTGLTAEEIRMAMPTTPLDDPEATIPNGESAQHMRERVTAFLRDLIARHDGEAVVLVSHGGTLGAMVGAMLGLPVMRRYPLAFGNASLTEADYERGRWRLRSLNDRCHLQG; from the coding sequence GTGACGAACGCGGACAACCACACCTTCACCGACCACCGCGCTATGCTCACCGCCTACCTCGTCCGGCACGGACAAACCGCGTTCAACGCGGAGGGCCGCATACAAGGCTGGCTGGATGTGCCGCTGGACGACGTCGGCCAAATTCAGGCGGAATGCCTAGCCCGCCGCTTCGGCGCGAAGTCCGTCCAGGCGATCTACTCCAGCCCATTGGTGCGCGCCGCCAACACCGCGCGCGTCATCGCGCGGGCCTGCCGTCTCGAGGTCATCTTAGACGAGCGGCTGCGCGAGTACCACATGGGCGACTGGACCGGGCTGACCGCTGAGGAGATCCGAATGGCAATGCCGACAACGCCTCTGGACGATCCGGAGGCCACCATCCCGAACGGTGAAAGCGCGCAGCACATGCGCGAGCGAGTCACCGCATTCCTGCGCGACCTGATCGCGCGTCACGACGGCGAGGCGGTCGTCCTCGTTTCGCACGGTGGCACGCTCGGCGCTATGGTGGGGGCCATGCTGGGGCTGCCGGTCATGCGGCGCTATCCGCTCGCCTTCGGCAACGCTTCGCTCACCGAGGCCGATTACGAGAGGGGGCGATGGCGATTGCGCAGCTTGAATGACCGCTGCCATTTACAGGGGTAG
- a CDS encoding GTPase: MTSDTRPPRLTKRDLARLITGIENGDLSALRTLHEWYGHAGGAHLIGVTGAPGSGKSTLIAALTRLARSRGQTVAIVSVDPSSPFTGGALLGDRIRMRELFEDDGVFIRSMANRGAPGGIARSTADIVTALDAAGYNLVFIETVGAGQAEVEVARVAETVIVVEAPGLGDDIQAIKAGILEIADILVVNKADREGAERAVSTLQAALDLAAPSAGAGGHHGYGALHRVEAPTTAPTDWRIPILKTIATEGDGVAAVLDAIARHRQYLEQGAGARRRAQRLEREVTLRLRDLLLKRAMQQIEPTRYHTLIEACVARKLHPQEAAQELLNELVRDDGHAPAE, encoded by the coding sequence ATGACAAGCGATACGCGCCCCCCTCGCCTCACCAAGCGCGACCTGGCGCGCTTGATCACCGGCATTGAAAACGGCGATCTCAGCGCATTGCGCACGTTGCACGAATGGTATGGCCACGCAGGCGGCGCGCATCTCATCGGCGTCACCGGTGCGCCTGGCAGCGGCAAAAGCACGCTGATCGCTGCGCTGACCCGACTGGCGCGCAGCCGTGGCCAGACGGTGGCCATCGTCTCAGTCGATCCGAGCAGTCCATTCACCGGCGGGGCGCTCCTGGGCGATCGCATTCGCATGCGCGAACTGTTCGAGGACGACGGCGTGTTCATTCGCAGCATGGCCAACCGTGGCGCGCCGGGGGGGATCGCCCGCTCGACGGCCGACATCGTCACGGCGCTCGATGCAGCAGGCTACAACTTGGTGTTCATCGAGACGGTCGGCGCGGGCCAGGCCGAGGTCGAAGTCGCGCGCGTGGCCGAGACGGTCATCGTCGTCGAGGCGCCCGGGCTGGGCGACGACATTCAGGCCATCAAAGCCGGCATCCTGGAAATCGCCGATATCCTGGTTGTGAACAAAGCCGACCGCGAAGGCGCAGAGCGCGCCGTGAGCACGCTGCAGGCTGCCCTGGACCTGGCGGCGCCATCGGCCGGCGCCGGCGGCCATCATGGCTACGGCGCGCTGCATCGCGTCGAAGCGCCGACGACGGCTCCCACCGACTGGCGCATCCCCATCTTGAAGACGATCGCAACCGAAGGCGATGGCGTTGCAGCCGTGCTCGACGCCATCGCGCGTCACCGGCAGTATCTGGAGCAGGGCGCAGGCGCACGACGTCGGGCACAACGCCTGGAACGCGAAGTGACGCTCCGGCTGCGCGACCTTCTCTTGAAGCGCGCGATGCAACAGATCGAGCCAACACGCTATCACACCTTGATCGAGGCGTGCGTCGCTCGCAAACTTCATCCCCAGGAGGCGGCTCAGGAATTGTTGAACGAGTTGGTGCGCGACGACGGCCACGCGCCGGCCGAGTGA
- a CDS encoding methylmalonyl-CoA mutase, translating into MTLTPEATRPLRILIAKPGLDGHDRGAKVIARALRDAGMEVIYTGLRQTPEMIAAAALQEDVDAVGLSILSGAHNTLLPRVVELLRQNGMGDVPVFAGGIIPDEDVPGLKAAGIAAIFGPGTPLSEIVEFIREHTPSRHPIANRDS; encoded by the coding sequence ATGACGCTAACACCCGAAGCGACACGTCCGCTGCGCATCTTGATCGCTAAGCCCGGCCTGGACGGCCACGACCGTGGCGCCAAGGTGATCGCGCGCGCGCTGCGCGACGCCGGGATGGAAGTGATCTACACCGGCCTGCGTCAGACGCCGGAGATGATCGCTGCGGCCGCGTTACAAGAAGACGTGGACGCCGTCGGCCTGAGCATCCTCAGCGGCGCGCACAACACCCTGCTGCCGCGCGTGGTCGAACTGTTGCGTCAAAACGGCATGGGGGATGTTCCCGTGTTCGCGGGCGGCATCATCCCCGACGAAGATGTGCCCGGCCTCAAGGCCGCCGGCATCGCCGCAATCTTCGGGCCGGGCACCCCCCTGTCGGAGATCGTCGAATTCATCCGCGAACACACGCCGTCGCGGCATCCGATAGCCAATCGCGATTCCTGA
- the rsmG gene encoding ribosomal RNA small subunit methyltransferase G yields MTENEIQDAARLLGVTLDAGQARALLRFRDLLVEANQRFNLTALTDDASILALHFLDSLTAVRVIRGLQASNSAALELIDVGAGGGFPGIPLKIALPELRVTLMDGTAKKVQFCAEVIRTLALQQIRAIQDRAEEAGHRPEHRERYDVAIARAVAPMPTLAEYLLPLTRVGGTCIAMKGSDAQAEAARAAGAIARLGGAIAAITPVTLPGRDERRALIVINKLHPTPQPYPRRGGAPRKSPLP; encoded by the coding sequence ATGACGGAGAACGAGATACAAGACGCCGCGCGCCTGCTGGGCGTCACGCTGGACGCTGGGCAGGCCCGCGCGCTGTTGCGCTTTCGCGACCTGTTGGTGGAAGCGAATCAGCGCTTCAACCTGACCGCCCTCACCGACGATGCTTCCATCCTCGCGCTGCACTTCCTGGATTCGCTAACGGCGGTCCGGGTCATTCGCGGCCTCCAGGCCAGCAACAGCGCTGCGCTGGAGTTGATTGATGTCGGCGCCGGCGGCGGCTTTCCGGGCATCCCGCTCAAGATCGCTCTGCCTGAGCTACGCGTGACGCTGATGGATGGCACGGCGAAGAAGGTGCAGTTCTGCGCCGAGGTGATTCGCACGCTGGCGCTGCAACAGATCCGCGCCATCCAAGACCGCGCCGAGGAAGCCGGCCACCGCCCGGAGCACCGCGAGCGCTATGACGTGGCGATCGCCCGGGCCGTCGCGCCGATGCCGACCCTGGCCGAGTATCTGCTGCCGCTTACGCGCGTGGGCGGAACGTGCATTGCCATGAAAGGCAGCGACGCTCAGGCCGAAGCCGCGCGCGCCGCGGGCGCGATCGCCAGGCTGGGCGGCGCGATCGCCGCCATCACGCCGGTCACCTTGCCCGGCCGCGATGAGCGGCGCGCGTTGATCGTGATCAACAAGCTGCACCCCACGCCCCAGCCCTACCCGCGTCGCGGCGGCGCGCCGCGCAAGTCGCCCCTGCCGTGA